A single region of the Lotus japonicus ecotype B-129 chromosome 4, LjGifu_v1.2 genome encodes:
- the LOC130715193 gene encoding pollen receptor-like kinase 3 yields the protein MAAVRRRLSLLLLLTLFTSLSPTFSANENQALLKLKQSFINPKSLSSWVPNQNPCSSKWVGVICFNNIISSLHLTDLDLSGTIDIEALMQIPTLRTISFANNSFSGPMPEFNKLGALKAIYLSQNQFSGPIPADFFSHLASLKKIWISNNKFSGNIPDSLTKLRFLSELHLENNEFTGSVPELKQDIKSLDMSNNKLQGAIPAGMSQYGAKSFSGNEGLCGKPLDNECDPSLTPSGTGQGGFTWVMKIIAMLFIVAVMMVVFMFVKSRRARDDDFSVMSRENLDEVVQVHVPSSNHSRASEISKKESSKRGSSRNGMGDLIMVNDEKGVFGLPDLMKAAAEVLGNGGLGSAYKAAMSNGLSVVVKRMREMNKASRDIFDAEMRRFGRLRNRNIMTPLAYHYRREEKLFVTEYMPKGSLLYVLHGDRGTSHAELNWPTRLKIVKGIARGLGFLYTEFSAEDLPHGNLKSSNVLLDDSYEPLLGDFAFHPLINQSYAVQTMFAYKTPDFMLYQQISQKTDVYCLGIIILEIITGKFPSQYHSNGKGGTDVVQWVFTAISERREAELIDPELATSNNANSMGQMLQLLQIGAACTESNPEQRLNMKEAIRRIEEVQV from the exons ATGGCCGCTGTTCGCCGCCgtctctctctcctcctcctcctcaccctCTTCACCTCCCTCTCCCCCACCTTCTCCGCCAACGAGAACCAAGCCCTCCTCAAGCTCAAGCAATCCTTCATCAACCCCAAGTCCCTCTCCTCCTGGGTTCCCAACCAGAACCCCTGTTCTTCCAAGTGGGTCGGTGTCATCTGCTTCAACAACATCATCTCCAGCCTCCACCTCACCGATTTAGACCTCTCCGGCACGATCGACATCGAAGCTCTCATGCAGATTCCCACCCTCCGAACCATCAGCTTCGCCAACAACTCCTTCTCCGGCCCAATGCCGGAGTTCAACAAACTCGGTGCCCTCAAAGCTATCTACCTCTCGCAGAACCAATTCTCAGGGCCAATCCCTGCAGATTTCTTCTCCCACTTAGCTTCCCTGAAGAAAATCTGGATTTCCAACAACAAATTCTCCGGCAACATCCCTGACTCGTTAACCAAGCTTCGTTTCCTCTCGGAACTCCACCTCGAGAACAACGAGTTTACAGGCTCTGTTCCTGAGCTGAAACAGGACATCAAATCACTAGACATGTCGAACAACAAGCTACAAGGCGCAATCCCCGCCGGAATGTCGCAGTACGGCGCGAAATCATTCTCCGGCAACGAAGGGCTCTGCGGGAAGCCGCTTGACAACGAGTGCGACCCGTCTTTGACACCGTCTGGAACAGGGCAAGGAGGGTTCACctgggtgatgaagatcatcgcGATGCTCTTCATTGTGgcggtgatgatggtggtgttCATGTTCGTGAAGTCTCGGCGTGCCCGGGATGATGATTTCAGCGTGATGAGTAGGGAGAATCTGGACGAGGTTGTGCAGGTGCACGTACCGAGTTCGAACCATAGCAGGGCTTCGGAGATTAGCAAGAAGGAATCATCGAAGAGAGGGTCGTCGAGGAACGGGATGGGTGATCTTATCATGGTGAATGACGAGAAGGGTGTGTTTGGTTTGCCGGATTTGATGAAGGCTGCGGCGGAGGTTTTGGGGAACGGTGGATTGGGTTCGGCTTACAAGGCTGCCATGTCGAATGGATTGTCTGTGGTGGTGAAGAGGATGAGGGAGATGAACAAAGCGAGCAGAGACATCTTTGATGCTGAGATGAGAAGGTTTGGGAGGCTTAGGAATCGCAATATCATGACTCCTTTGGCTTACCATTACCGCAGGGAGGAAAAGTTGTTTGTCACTGAGTACATGCCCAAAGGAAGCTTGTTATATGTTTTGCACG GTGATAGAGGGACTAGTCATGCTGAGCTGAACTGGCCTACCCGTTTGAAGATTGTGAAGGGAATTGCAAGAGGGTTAGGCTTTCTCTATACTGAATTTTCTGCTGAAGACCTGCCCCATGGAAACCTCAAATCCAGCAATGTTCTGCTAGATGACAGTTACGAGCCTCTCTTAGGTGACTTTGCCTTTCACCCCCTTATCAACCAGAGCTATGCCGTGCAGACAATGTTTGCCTACAAAACTCCCGATTTCATGCTGTACCAGCAAATTTCGCAGAAGACCGATGTTTACTGCCTCGGAATCATCATTCTTGAAATCATCACTGGGAAGTTCCCTTCTCAGTATCACAGCAACGGCAAGGGTGGGACTGATGTGGTGCAATGGGTCTTCACAGCGATTTCCGAGAGAAGAGAGGCAGAATTGATTGATCCAGAGTTGGCAACGAGCAATAATGCGAACTCAATGGGTCAAATGTTGCAACTTCTCCAAATTGGGGCTGCTTGCACGGAGAGCAACCCCGAACAAAGACTTAACATGAAGGAAGCCATTAGGAGGATAGAGGAGGTACAGGTTTAA
- the LOC130711044 gene encoding uncharacterized protein LOC130711044, whose product MYRTAAKRLLTAARHYNSNTGLRFRRPQSLIASYRFSTSETQPLSDPHSTNPIYTTETPIIVDSTSSSSSSSSSSSSSSTGEDFRRQETPKPGAKYEDEQARLLSASVTHVLKLGWTEAALIAGAKDVGLSPSIVGSLPRKEAALVEFFMDDCLQKLIDRIDSDESLKNLLTPSDCISKLIRYRLEMQAPFISSWPQALSIQAQPVNVPTSFKQRAMLVDEIWHAAGDNASDIDWYAKRTILGGIYSTTEIYMLTDSSPDFRDTWSFLDARVKDAFDLKKTLQEAQYLAEAVSAGLGNSFQGFVGKVFRR is encoded by the exons ATGTACCGAACGGCGGCGAAGCGGTTGTTAACCGCTGCAAGGCACTACAACTCAAACACTGGGCTCCGATTCCGGCGTCCTCAGTCGCTGATAGCCTCTTATCGGTTCTCCACATCGGAGACTCAACCACTCTCTGATCCACACTCTACCAATCCCATCTACACCACCGAAACCCCTATCATCGTAGattccacttcttcttcttcttcttcttcttcttcttcttcatcatcatcgaCGGGTGAAGATTTCCGGCGCCAAGAGACCCCGAAACCTGGAGCCAAGTACGAGGACGAACAAGCTCGCCTGCTTTCCGCCTCGGTCACTCACGTT TTGAAATTGGGGTGGACGGAAGCAGCGTTAATTGCTGGAGCAAAAGATGTTGGTCTGTCCCCTTCTATCGTTGGATCTTTGCCGAGGAAGGAAGCAGCATTGGTTGAG tttttcatGGATGACTGCTTACAAAAACTCATTGATAGAATTGACTCAGACGAGAGTTTGAAAAATTTGTTGACACCAAGTGACTGCATCTCCAAGCTTATCAGATATCGTCTAGAAATGCAAGCTCCATTCATATCATCATGGCCACAAGCTCTTAGCATCCAG GCACAACCAGTTAATGTTCCGACGAGTTTTAAACAGAGGGCAATGCTTGTGGATGAGATTTGGCATGCTGCTGGTGATAATGCCTCTGACATTGATTGGTATGCCAAGCGCACTATCCTTGGAGGGATATACTCAACCACTGAGATTTATATGCTGACAGATAGCTCTCCTG ATTTTCGGGATACATGGTCTTTTTTGGATGCTCGAGTGAAAGATGCTTTTGATCTAAAGAAAACCCTTCAAGAG GCACAGTATTTAGCAGAAGCTGTTAGTGCTGGGCTGGGGAACTCCTTTCAAGGGTTTGTTGGGAAAGTTTTCCGGAGATAA
- the LOC130711045 gene encoding uncharacterized protein LOC130711045, whose protein sequence is MRLLGVDVVIAPSDSFIHSTFSRSMSLSASEIAAKLNLQPHPEGGFYAETFRDHSVHLSTSHLPPQYKVDRPVSTAIYFLLSSGNLSRLHRIPCAETWHHYIGESITVVELNEQDSTVKFTRLGSDLADNQTPQYSVPPNIWFGSFPTKDFTISADGGGFVNTPPRDAETHYSLVGCTCAPGFQFNDFELAKRSELVSRFPQLEALITALTFPE, encoded by the coding sequence ATGAGGTTGTTGGGCGTTGATGTTGTCATTGCACCTTCagattcattcattcattccaCATTCAGCAGAAGCATGTCTTTGTCGGCATCGGAGATCGCTGCGAAGCTGAATCTGCAACCTCACCCTGAAGGTGGCTTCTACGCCGAGACCTTCCGCGACCACTCCGTTCATCTCTCCACTTCCCACCTTCCTCCCCAATACAAAGTCGATCGCCCCGTTTCCACCGCCATCTACTTCCTCCTTTCTTCCGGCAACCTCTCCCGCCTCCACCGCATCCCCTGCGCTGAAACCTGGCACCACTACATCGGAGAATCCATCACCGTAGTGGAACTCAATGAGCAAGATTCCACTGTCAAGTTCACCCGCCTTGGATCCGATCTCGCTGACAATCAAACACCGCAGTACTCTGTGCCTCCCAATATCTGGTTTGGTTCATTTCCAACTAAGGATTTCACCATCTCTGCAGATGGAGGAGGGTTTGTCAATACCCCACCAAGAGATGCTGAAACTCACTACTCTCTTGTGGGGTGTACTTGTGCTCCTGGGTTTCAGTTCAATGACTTTGAGCTTGCTAAACGTTCTGAACTTGTTTCAAGGTTTCCCCAATTGGAGGCTCTCATCACTGCTCTCACTTTTCCAGAGTAA
- the LOC130713260 gene encoding protein NEGATIVE GRAVITROPIC RESPONSE OF ROOTS-like produces the protein MLHETCKQEFNDWPQALLVIGTLGNDNLKGDLDHHSSNTSTSQDSSQDDDCVQEFITLDAAGNHDQNNELNIYFREQLVVESNGVITEQKEDNIDKKQRLNSQHSSLQVEGKETETFSDGDNSSKAGNFYPNSSVIRCLDKSASVNGRKSLVFLLKKMFVCRSGFPPTAPSFSDLLSTQSTMEKILRARLHKKLYRHGSSSSIPMKKCLENKHAPKSDNGEDDLTSDADSGSKWDNTDSEYIVLEI, from the exons ATGTTACATGAAACTTGCAAACAAGAGTTCAATGACTGGCCTCAAGCACTCCTTGTAATTGGGACACTTGGGAATGATAATTTGAAAGGGGATTTGGATCATCATAGCAGTAATACAAGTACTTCACAAGATTCATCACAAGACGATGATTGTGTGCAAGAGTTCATCACACTTGATGCAGCTGGAAATCATGATCAAAATAATGAACTCAACATTTATTTCCGGGAACAGCTGGTAGTGGAATCAAATGGGGTCATCACAGAACAGAAAGAAGACAACATAGATAAGAAACAACGTTTGAACAGTCAACATTCAAGCTTGCAAGTTGAAGGTAAAGAAACTGAGACATTTTCTGATGGTGACAATAGCAGCAAGGCTGGAAATTTCTACCCAAACAGCAGTGTGATTCGCTGTTTGGATAAGAGTGCGAGTGTCAATGGAAGGAAATCACTTGTTTTTCTTCTTAAGAAGATGTTTGTCTGTAGAAGTGGATTTCCACCTACAGCTCCCAGTTTCAGTGATCTTCTCTCCACACAATCGACAATGGAAAAG ATTTTAAGGGCAAGACTCCACAAAAAGTTATATCGTCATGGTTCAAGTTCATCAATTCCTATGAAGAAGTGCTTGGAAAACAAACATGCACCCAAGTCCGACAATGGTGAAGATGATCTGACTTCAGATGCAGACAGTGGAAGTAAATGGGACAACACAGATTCAGAAT ATATCGTTCTTGAGATATAA